The following DNA comes from Flavobacterium sp. N3904.
GCCGGGTTTTTAATGATAAAGTATCTGGAGTTAAGATAATGAATATAACTTTCAAAATTTTAAACTTAAATATCAATATTTACAGTTTTGAGTTCTCAGAAAACGCAACGAATACATCAAGTAAAGAAAATATTTCATAAATCTATTTAAGAAATGGTGTCGAAAATTGAAAAAATGACAATAATTATTTTATAGAAAGTTTTTTCAAATCATGCAAAAAAGGGTTCGCTAGGACCACCAAAAATCACAAACCTCCAAAATCAAATGACTTTGGAGGTTTATGATTTTTGCTATTGAATTAAATTTTTTAATTTAAGTTTCTATATTCATTCGGAGTATAACCTGTACTTTTTTTAAACATTCGATTAAAATGCTGCGGGTACTTAAAACCCAATTCAAACACTATTTGACTTACCGACTTATCAGTATCAAAAATTCGTTCTTTGGCAAGATTTATTAATTTTAATTGAATGTTTTCCTGCGCCGTTTTTCCAGTTTATTTTTTGATTAAATCTTAAAAAATTATGATGATTTTGATTTATAATGTTTATACAAATTATGTTCTCTAAATTTAACCATTAGCCCATATTGCCTATATGAGAATACTGATGATTTAAGAAAAATAAGAGTGTAGATAAAAAATCCTGAAATTTATTAATTTTCAGGATTTAGGATAGGGATAACTCTTTTTTACTTTTTTATAAATTTTGTATTAGAAGTTCCTCTGTCAGAAACAATTTTTATAAAATAAGTACCTGGCATCAATGTTGAAACATCAATATTATTAATGTTATTTGCATTAGAAACTACCATTATTAACTGTCCAAGTATATTATAAATTTGGATGGTTGATAATTCAATATCGTCCTTTGTATTTATATTTAAAGTTCCATTAACAGGATTTGGGTATAAAACAAAATACTTACTGAATGAAAAATCCTGAACACCTAAAACTTTGGAAATTGTTGTTGTAGGTACATTCGTTGTAATTGTGCTATTGTAATCAAAAAAGATATTAGCTGAATTACCAAAGGTATCTCCTTCGACAAGTGTAGCTTTTGTTTTTATCTTAAAAGCAAGATAACCGTCATTATTTGCGTCATCAAAAGGCAGATTAATATCCTTAAATTTAAATTCAACTTTGTTATTATCTGATATCTCAGTCGAGAATAAATGGCTTCCGCTCAAAGGAGACAATGAATTTATATCGTACTTGGCAGTATCAATTACATCTTTCACAATAATATTTTGTGCGGTATAAGTACCTGTATTTTCAAAACGAATAATATAATGTACATAATCTCCAACCTTTGTTTGCGAAATAACATTTCCTTCAATACATGTTTTATCATTTGGATCAAAAGAATTAACTACAATCTGATCAAAAGCAAAACTATTATTATTTGGTGTCTCATCTGTTTGCAATGACGAAATTTTTGCTGAGTATTTCAAAAACATTCCGCCATTTACAGGTGGTGTTTCCATTGGTGAATTTATATTTAAGACAAATGAGATTTCTCTTGTTTCTAGGGGTCTTAAATTAGAAAAATCCCATTTTAGATTATTCTGAGACTGACTTGAAAAATTAGGAGTAGTCTGTAGCACATCTATTAAGTCATCCATATAATCAAAAGATACACTACCTGAAAGCTGCTGATTACCTTTATTAGTAAATACTATTTTATATTTAGCGTCAAATCCTGGTCTTGCCGGAGTTAATGGTAAGATAGTAACTTCTAAATCTGGGTGCATGCCTTTTGGGCTAATACAAAAATCACCATTATGTGGACTCACCTGAGAAGGGAAATCTACAGCAATACTGGCAGGAACAACATTAAAATAAGATGGATTTTCGAAAACAGGAGTTAATGTATGAAATCCGTTTTTTAATGTAACAGTGTAATTTCCAGTACTATTTGCTATGTAGCTAGTTGTATTTTGATCTGAAGAAATATCCAATTTTAAATTAGCAAAAGCAATATCATTCAAATCACAGCCATTATTGTCTGAATCTAATTTATTTTGTCCCTGAACAAATTTATAATCTTGGCCCAGTAAACGAATTATTCTGCCAGCTGGTATGCCTCTGTAATTAATAAAACCTCCTGAATAAATAAGTTTTCCGTTTGATTGAGGTACAATTTTGGCAGTATAATCTATATCGCTGTTATGAAATAAATTGGTAAAAGTTTCGTCATAACTCCCGTCTAATTTTAACCTAGCAAAAAATCTATTTTTATTATTTTGAGTACTATACCCTGAAACCAAAATTTTATCATCTGGTTGCATTCCAGTCACGAATGTAACGTAATACTCACTATCTATAGGTGTATAATTAAAAGAATTATCAAGACTCCCGTTTGGATTCAATCTAAAAAAACCATTGGTATTGTTCTTTTTAAAAGATAAAATAATCTTTCCATCACTTTGAACAAATGCTCCACTTCCATTTGGTTTCACAATAGGATCGAGTACAAATGAAGTGTCTTCTGACCCATCAGTATTAAGCCTTGCTAATCCTTTGTTAGCTTTATATGCGCTTGATGACATTAAAATTTTGCCATCAGCTAAAACAATAATGTCTGATACATAAGGTAAAGGAGAATCATTCATACCTTGCCAGGTGGCTTTAAAAGTTGTATCTAAAGATCCATTGCTATTTAAGCGTACAAGCCCTAAAGCTGTATTCCCATTGTAAGTTTTAAAATCTCCAGCAACTAATATTTTATTATCAGCAAGTACAACAACTTTATGTACATCATAATCAAACCCTGTACCAATAACAAATGAATTGTCTCTGGATCCGTCATAATTCAGTCTCACTATTCTATTGGTAGTTATGTTATTGAATCCCTGAAAACCGCCACCTGCAACCATTTTTCCATCTTTTTGTACTGCAATAGAATTTACTGTAAAATTCATATATTGATCACTAAATCCTTTGACACCCCCAAATGTTAATGATTCATCCAGACTTCCATCACTGTTTAATCGCACCATACCATTTGTTATTGTTTTGGCGTTATAGCTAAAAAAAGTTCCGGCAGCTAAAATTTTGTCATCAGGAAGAATGGTTACGGCAGTTACCTGTCCATAATCAAATCCCACAACAGCATTATTAAAACTGCTATCCTTAGTCCCATCACTATTTAGTATTATAACATAATTTGCAACTTCTTTATTAAATTTATTGAACTGCCCTGAAACAAGAACTTTTCCATTTGGTAGCAAATCCAAATCATTAATCTGGTAATCTACTCCAGTTCCTGTTTTGAAAGTGGTGTCGATTGTACCATCAGAATTAAGTCTAATTATGCCATTAGAATTGGAACCTGTTATAATAAACTTCCCCCCAAGAATGATTTTACCGTCAGGCTGGATTATGATTTTCGCAATTCCTCGCGCATCCCAGACACCAATGCTATTAGTATTGAAGCTGGAATCAATAGTACCATCATTATTTAACCTTAATAATTTAACGTTATTAGTATTATTAAGACCTTCAAAAGCTGCTGAAAACAGAATTTTTCCATCCTTTTGTGATGCAATATCATATTGAACGGTTATTTTATCAAGTACGGGAGTCAAATCAATATCTAAGCTTCCATCTTTATTTATACGAAAAATTTTATTCCCGCCAGTACTTACTCCAGCCACAATAATTTTGCCATCAGTTTGTAACCTTATAGTCGTTACACCCGCATCAATAGCTGTAAAAGCAGTAAAAGAATTATCCAGACTTCCATCGTTATTGAGTCTTATCACGCCACCTTTTGCATTGAGAATTCCTGATATCAAAATTTTACCGTCAGGCTGTATGGCAACGTCGGGTATGTTATCTTCACTTGTTCCGCTAATGGTAACTCCAGGAGCTAAAACAAAACTTTTATCAACACTCCCGTCTGTATTTAATCGTACTATATTCTTAGCGCCTACCGAATTATAAGAAGTAAAATAACCAATTGCAATAATTTTTCCATCCGTCTGAATTTTAAAATTATATCCAGCATACTTAAATCCTGTTCCGGTATTAAAACTAGTATCTAAAATATTTTTGTCAAGTCTTATTAATTCTGTACCGCCAGTATTTTTACTTTTTAGAAAAATTATTTTTCCGTCTTGCTGTACACCCGCTTTTAAAATATTATAATCTATAAAATGACTTCCCAAAGGCAAGCTAAAAGTATTAAATGTAGGATCTCTGTCAGCTGGATTTTGAGCATATGCGTTAAAAATGACAAAAAAGAAAATATATAGTTTTTTCATGTTAATTTTTTTCGTAAAAATAGAATAATTTTTAATAAACCAGTAGTTTAATCAGTTTTCTTGATAATCTGTTTCAACCGAGTTCAAAATATACTGTCAAAAATAAAGCAAACGATTTTCGTAATGATAGTAGCATAGTGAAAAAAAATTTGGAGCAAACAAATGAAAGATTAGTAAAAGCAAGAAATTTGTTTATTGAGCTATATTTGTAACTTGTTGATATTTAATATTTTAATGTGAAGTGAAAGAAGAATATAATAGATTTAAAGCAGGTAATGGAAAGTCGCTTTTTAAATATTTTTGGTGATTTTTTTCATCAATTTCATCAAAGGCTTCTACTAATTGTTTTTTCAGAACTACCCGTATTAGATACTTTAACAGCTTGGATTTGATGCCTAATGTCAACTCCTTATAATTAAATGGGTTAATTGTATAAATAACAATGTATCAGTCATGCTCACAATTAGGCAATAACCCACCTTCAATGACCAGATTGTATAATTCATAGACCAGTTTTTCAACAATAACAATTATCTGCTAAACCTCATTTTCTTGAGATTGGACAGCACTATTGTTAGCATTGCTATTAGCTGCACTAGTTTGTATTCTATTTTGGAAAAATTTTTCGTATTGTTGAGCCATTTTTTGTTTTTTAGGAATCTACTTCTTAACTTATGATTTTAGCTTTTAAAACCAGAAAAAAGATTAACCTTTCTTATAATTTTTTACCACAATATCATATAGTGGAGTAGGAGTTAAGTTATTTACAGTAAGTGGGACATTTTTACAATCTTTATCCCAATGTGTAAAATCTCCATTGTCAAAGTTAATGGTACACATTATGTCGTTGCCTTGACTGTGTGAACCATGTGAACCCTCAGTAGTTCCCGGAATCCAGACTTTGTCAGCAAATTGAAAGAAGCAGATACCCAATAATTTAGTTGGGTTTTTAGCAGCATACTCAATGCTTCCTGCCAATTGCCCGTCTACAACTTGTTGATAATTAGGTTTTAATCTGTTGTATCCGATTTCTGTAAATATAATCGGCTTGTGATATTTCTCGTATGCTAAATCAACATAACCTTTTCCGGATTCTTCGGCATTTTCAAATAGATATTCACGTTCATTATAGCTTTGAGGTGCGAGGAATAAGCGCTTGTTTAAGTTTTTAGTTGTTTTTTTGTCCAAAACCGCAAATAAAGGATCCCAAAAACCAAAGCAAGGAAATTTTCCTCCATAGGTAGCAAAATCAACTGGATGTCCAATTGGTACTTCCCGGTAGTTTGGATATTTTGCTGCCTCAATATCTGCCCAGGAAGTTGTAAAATCAATATAGTTTTGAGCAGTATAACCAGCTACCCTCGGTTCGTTTCCAATAACAATTCCTGCAACGGCACTATGATAGTCTGTTTTTTCTTTATTAGAAAAGGAATCTATTAATTTTGGAATCTGTTCGTCTCTCTGGTTCAATCCTTCATTTGGTTTAACAAAATAACAAGAAACTGTTACCAGAATCTTTATATTAAAGGAATTGCAATAATCTAGAAATTTCAAATGATTATTTCGCGGTTCCCAATCGTACAATCTAATGAGAGTAACTCCCATATTGGCTAAGGTCTGAATATCATTTCTG
Coding sequences within:
- a CDS encoding T9SS type A sorting domain-containing protein, with translation MKKLYIFFFVIFNAYAQNPADRDPTFNTFSLPLGSHFIDYNILKAGVQQDGKIIFLKSKNTGGTELIRLDKNILDTSFNTGTGFKYAGYNFKIQTDGKIIAIGYFTSYNSVGAKNIVRLNTDGSVDKSFVLAPGVTISGTSEDNIPDVAIQPDGKILISGILNAKGGVIRLNNDGSLDNSFTAFTAIDAGVTTIRLQTDGKIIVAGVSTGGNKIFRINKDGSLDIDLTPVLDKITVQYDIASQKDGKILFSAAFEGLNNTNNVKLLRLNNDGTIDSSFNTNSIGVWDARGIAKIIIQPDGKIILGGKFIITGSNSNGIIRLNSDGTIDTTFKTGTGVDYQINDLDLLPNGKVLVSGQFNKFNKEVANYVIILNSDGTKDSSFNNAVVGFDYGQVTAVTILPDDKILAAGTFFSYNAKTITNGMVRLNSDGSLDESLTFGGVKGFSDQYMNFTVNSIAVQKDGKMVAGGGFQGFNNITTNRIVRLNYDGSRDNSFVIGTGFDYDVHKVVVLADNKILVAGDFKTYNGNTALGLVRLNSNGSLDTTFKATWQGMNDSPLPYVSDIIVLADGKILMSSSAYKANKGLARLNTDGSEDTSFVLDPIVKPNGSGAFVQSDGKIILSFKKNNTNGFFRLNPNGSLDNSFNYTPIDSEYYVTFVTGMQPDDKILVSGYSTQNNKNRFFARLKLDGSYDETFTNLFHNSDIDYTAKIVPQSNGKLIYSGGFINYRGIPAGRIIRLLGQDYKFVQGQNKLDSDNNGCDLNDIAFANLKLDISSDQNTTSYIANSTGNYTVTLKNGFHTLTPVFENPSYFNVVPASIAVDFPSQVSPHNGDFCISPKGMHPDLEVTILPLTPARPGFDAKYKIVFTNKGNQQLSGSVSFDYMDDLIDVLQTTPNFSSQSQNNLKWDFSNLRPLETREISFVLNINSPMETPPVNGGMFLKYSAKISSLQTDETPNNNSFAFDQIVVNSFDPNDKTCIEGNVISQTKVGDYVHYIIRFENTGTYTAQNIIVKDVIDTAKYDINSLSPLSGSHLFSTEISDNNKVEFKFKDINLPFDDANNDGYLAFKIKTKATLVEGDTFGNSANIFFDYNSTITTNVPTTTISKVLGVQDFSFSKYFVLYPNPVNGTLNINTKDDIELSTIQIYNILGQLIMVVSNANNINNIDVSTLMPGTYFIKIVSDRGTSNTKFIKK